A single Brachybacterium sillae DNA region contains:
- a CDS encoding CDGSH iron-sulfur domain-containing protein, with product MTTSTPGSEQTQQPQATIKTVDDGPLQIKGSFQVVDHNGDAYDFPGRTAFLCRCGHSATKPFCDGSHKREGFTATGRASDQETT from the coding sequence ATGACCACCAGCACCCCAGGATCCGAGCAGACTCAGCAGCCTCAGGCGACGATCAAGACCGTCGATGACGGCCCCCTGCAGATCAAGGGCTCCTTCCAGGTCGTCGACCACAACGGCGACGCCTACGACTTCCCTGGGCGCACCGCGTTCCTGTGTCGCTGCGGGCACTCGGCCACGAAACCGTTCTGCGACGGCAGCCACAAACGCGAAGGCTTCACCGCCACCGGACGCGCCAGCGACCAGGAGACCACATGA
- a CDS encoding heavy-metal-associated domain-containing protein: MNTNTYAVTGMSCSHCEVAIRTEVEQIAGVTGIEVSANDGHLAVTAEGPIDDAAVLAAVDEAGYEAVRT, encoded by the coding sequence ATGAACACGAACACGTACGCCGTGACCGGGATGAGCTGCAGCCATTGCGAGGTCGCGATCCGCACGGAGGTCGAGCAGATCGCTGGGGTCACCGGCATCGAGGTCAGCGCCAACGACGGGCACCTGGCGGTCACCGCCGAGGGCCCGATCGATGACGCGGCGGTCCTGGCCGCGGTCGATGAGGCCGGGTATGAGGCGGTGCGGACCTGA
- a CDS encoding heavy-metal-associated domain-containing protein, with the protein MRTPLKLSLFGLGLAAVFATAAVTANTVVPQSTVDNWSTPAGHAGMNENETTGEGDMEGMDHSGSGASALGLAQAENGFALTDVSAPAQVGETGELSLVVRDDDGQAVTDFDLEHEKELHLIVVRADGQQFRHVHPERAADGTWSIPWEWAEAGSYRVFADFVPGATGEGLTLSTTVSVSGEVEAQPATGPVTEVEVDGYTVTVTGDLVAGEGSPLTLSVSRDGEPVTELEPYLGAFGHLVALRDGDLAYLHVHPHGDAPAAGETSGPEVVFEATIPNPGRYLLYFDFQVDGQVHSAPLVLETTGGSTTSGSSDSSGSGEGEESEPQEEGGDHEHG; encoded by the coding sequence ATGCGGACCCCTCTGAAACTGAGCTTGTTCGGGCTGGGCCTGGCCGCAGTGTTCGCCACGGCGGCGGTGACCGCGAACACGGTCGTGCCCCAGTCCACCGTGGACAACTGGAGCACTCCCGCTGGTCATGCGGGCATGAACGAGAACGAGACGACAGGAGAAGGCGATATGGAAGGCATGGATCACTCAGGCAGCGGAGCGTCCGCGCTCGGCCTGGCTCAGGCGGAGAACGGGTTCGCCCTCACCGATGTGAGTGCACCGGCCCAGGTTGGTGAGACAGGTGAGCTGAGCCTGGTCGTGCGCGACGATGACGGTCAGGCGGTGACCGATTTCGATCTGGAGCATGAGAAGGAGCTGCACCTGATCGTGGTGCGCGCCGATGGTCAGCAGTTCCGTCACGTCCACCCCGAACGGGCTGCTGACGGCACGTGGTCGATTCCCTGGGAGTGGGCCGAGGCCGGCTCCTACCGAGTGTTCGCAGACTTCGTCCCCGGAGCCACCGGTGAGGGCCTGACCTTGTCGACCACAGTGAGTGTCTCCGGCGAGGTCGAGGCCCAGCCTGCGACCGGCCCGGTCACTGAGGTTGAGGTCGATGGGTACACCGTGACGGTGACCGGTGACCTGGTGGCCGGTGAGGGGTCGCCGTTGACACTGTCGGTGTCTCGTGACGGTGAGCCGGTCACAGAGTTGGAGCCGTATCTGGGGGCGTTTGGTCACCTGGTCGCGCTGCGCGATGGGGACCTGGCCTACCTGCACGTGCACCCGCACGGTGACGCGCCGGCCGCGGGCGAGACCTCGGGGCCGGAGGTGGTGTTCGAGGCGACCATCCCGAACCCGGGCCGCTACCTGCTGTATTTCGACTTCCAGGTTGATGGGCAGGTCCATAGCGCCCCGTTGGTCCTCGAGACCACCGGTGGTTCTACGACGTCCGGATCCTCAGATTCGTCGGGATCCGGTGAGGGCGAGGAGTCCGAGCCACAGGAGGAAGGTGGCGATCATGAGCACGGCTGA
- a CDS encoding heavy metal translocating P-type ATPase produces MSTAETTTSAAGSSVELQIGGMTCASCANRIEKKLNKLDGITASVNYATEKASVTAPDGYDPQLLIAEVEKTGYTAALPAPKNQAGAGSSDGEGESAEDAELRTLRTRLIVSAVLAVPVIALAMVPALQFDYWGFASLVLAAPVVVWAGWPFHRAAWMNLKHGTATMDTLISVGTTAALLWSLVALFFGTAGDRGMTHAFEFTIARTDGLSSIYLEVAAGVITFILLGRYFEKRSKRRAGAALRALLELGAKEVAILRDGVETRVPIEELSVGDEFVVRPGEKIATDGVITSGSSAIDASMLTGESVPVEVAVGDNVTGATVNAGGRLVIKATRVGSDTQLAQMAKLVEDAQSGKAEVQRLADKVSGVFVPIAIAISVATLGAWIGAGFPLAAGFTAAVAVLIIACPCALGLATPTALLVGTGRGAQMGVLIKGPEVLESTRKVDTIVLDKTGTVTTGKMTLTDVITADGVDRAELLRLAGGLEDASEHPIAQAIAAGATAEVGELPTPESFENIEGKGVQGVIDGHAVLAGRESLLADWSQHLDEELRAAKQAAEAEGKTAIAIGWDGQARGVLVVSDRIKPTSAQAIAQFKELGLTPVLLTGDNQTVAEQVAAEVGIDQVYAEVLPKDKVDVVTELQSQGKVVAMVGDGVNDAPALAQADLGLAMGTGTDVAIEAADITLVRGDLRAAADAIRLSRKTLGTIKTNLFWAFAYNSAAIPLAAFGLLNPMLAGAAMALSSVFVVSNSLRLRTFKARADDSGDAGPAQAAPEREPAMA; encoded by the coding sequence ATGAGCACGGCTGAGACCACAACGAGCGCGGCCGGTAGCAGTGTGGAGTTGCAGATCGGGGGCATGACGTGCGCGTCGTGCGCGAACCGGATCGAGAAGAAGCTCAACAAGCTCGACGGCATCACCGCGAGCGTGAACTACGCGACCGAGAAGGCCAGCGTCACCGCCCCCGACGGCTACGACCCGCAGCTGCTCATCGCCGAGGTCGAGAAGACCGGCTACACCGCCGCCCTCCCCGCCCCGAAGAACCAGGCAGGCGCGGGCAGCAGCGACGGTGAGGGTGAGTCGGCCGAGGACGCCGAGCTGCGTACCCTGCGGACCCGGCTGATCGTCTCGGCAGTGCTCGCGGTGCCGGTGATCGCGCTGGCGATGGTCCCGGCGTTGCAGTTCGACTATTGGGGATTCGCTTCCCTGGTGCTGGCTGCGCCGGTGGTGGTGTGGGCGGGTTGGCCGTTCCATCGGGCGGCGTGGATGAACCTCAAGCACGGCACCGCGACCATGGACACCCTCATCTCGGTGGGCACCACTGCGGCGCTGTTGTGGTCGCTGGTGGCGCTGTTCTTCGGCACCGCCGGAGACCGCGGCATGACGCACGCGTTCGAGTTCACCATCGCCCGCACCGACGGATTGTCCTCGATCTATCTGGAGGTCGCGGCCGGGGTGATCACCTTCATCCTGCTCGGCCGCTACTTCGAGAAGCGCTCCAAGCGTCGTGCCGGGGCCGCGCTGCGGGCCCTGTTGGAGCTTGGTGCGAAAGAGGTCGCGATCCTCCGCGACGGTGTCGAGACGCGGGTGCCGATCGAGGAACTGTCGGTCGGGGATGAGTTCGTGGTCCGTCCTGGTGAGAAGATCGCCACCGACGGGGTCATCACCTCCGGGTCCTCTGCGATTGACGCCTCCATGCTCACCGGCGAATCCGTGCCTGTTGAGGTCGCCGTCGGCGACAACGTCACCGGAGCCACCGTGAACGCCGGCGGCCGGTTGGTCATCAAGGCCACCCGCGTCGGCTCGGACACGCAGCTGGCGCAGATGGCCAAGCTCGTCGAGGACGCCCAGTCCGGCAAGGCCGAGGTCCAGCGCCTGGCCGACAAGGTCTCCGGCGTGTTCGTACCGATCGCGATCGCGATCTCCGTCGCCACCCTGGGCGCGTGGATCGGTGCCGGGTTCCCGCTCGCGGCCGGGTTCACCGCCGCCGTGGCGGTGCTCATCATCGCCTGCCCCTGCGCCCTCGGCCTCGCCACGCCGACCGCGCTGCTGGTCGGCACCGGACGCGGCGCGCAGATGGGCGTGCTCATCAAGGGCCCCGAAGTCCTGGAATCCACCCGCAAGGTCGACACGATTGTGCTGGACAAGACCGGCACCGTGACCACCGGCAAGATGACCCTCACCGATGTCATCACCGCCGACGGAGTCGACCGGGCCGAGTTGCTGCGACTGGCAGGCGGGTTGGAGGACGCTTCCGAGCACCCCATCGCCCAGGCCATCGCCGCCGGGGCCACTGCCGAGGTCGGCGAACTGCCCACCCCGGAATCCTTCGAGAACATCGAAGGCAAGGGCGTGCAGGGCGTCATCGACGGCCACGCCGTGCTTGCCGGACGCGAGTCCCTGCTTGCCGACTGGTCTCAGCACCTGGACGAGGAACTGCGGGCCGCGAAGCAGGCCGCCGAGGCCGAGGGCAAGACTGCGATCGCCATCGGCTGGGACGGCCAGGCGCGTGGGGTGCTGGTGGTCTCGGACCGGATCAAGCCCACCAGCGCGCAGGCGATCGCGCAGTTCAAGGAGCTGGGGCTGACCCCGGTGCTGTTGACCGGGGACAACCAGACCGTGGCCGAGCAGGTGGCCGCCGAAGTTGGCATCGATCAGGTGTATGCCGAGGTCCTGCCGAAGGACAAGGTCGATGTCGTCACCGAACTCCAGAGCCAGGGCAAGGTCGTGGCGATGGTCGGCGACGGCGTCAACGACGCCCCCGCCCTCGCTCAGGCCGATCTCGGCCTGGCGATGGGTACCGGCACCGACGTCGCGATCGAGGCCGCCGACATCACCCTGGTCCGCGGCGACCTGCGGGCTGCTGCTGACGCCATCCGGTTGTCGCGGAAAACTTTGGGCACGATCAAGACGAACCTGTTCTGGGCCTTCGCCTACAACTCCGCCGCGATCCCGCTGGCGGCGTTCGGGCTGCTCAACCCCATGCTCGCCGGTGCCGCGATGGCACTGTCCAGCGTGTTCGTCGTCTCCAACAGCCTCAGGCTGCGCACCTTCAAAGCCCGCGCCGACGACAGCGGAGACGCCGGCCCTGCTCAGGCCGCGCCCGAACGCGAACCCGCGATGGCCTGA
- a CDS encoding YdhK family protein, with translation MNKRLATLATMGVIGGAVLLAGCATSDPLADPSPTQSQEASGGHGDMDHPTDGGPVPEGMTDATDPAYPVGTEVILTADHMDGMNGARATVVGAYDTYAYSVDYTPTTGGAPVTDHKWVVHEELGGVEDARLPDGSTVTLAADHMDGMNGAEATIASSTDETVYVVDYEADGMTMTNHKWVTESEMQPTS, from the coding sequence ATGAACAAACGACTCGCGACACTGGCCACTATGGGCGTCATCGGCGGGGCCGTGCTGCTGGCCGGCTGTGCCACCAGCGATCCGCTCGCCGATCCCTCGCCGACACAGAGCCAAGAGGCCTCCGGTGGTCACGGGGACATGGACCACCCGACCGATGGCGGCCCCGTGCCTGAGGGCATGACGGATGCCACCGACCCGGCCTACCCGGTCGGCACCGAGGTGATCCTCACCGCCGATCACATGGACGGCATGAACGGGGCGAGAGCGACCGTGGTGGGCGCCTACGACACCTACGCCTACTCCGTGGACTACACGCCCACCACCGGCGGCGCACCGGTCACCGACCACAAGTGGGTCGTCCACGAGGAGCTCGGCGGCGTCGAGGACGCGCGGCTGCCGGACGGCAGCACGGTGACCCTCGCGGCCGACCATATGGACGGCATGAACGGAGCTGAGGCCACGATCGCCTCGTCAACCGACGAGACCGTCTACGTCGTCGACTACGAAGCCGACGGCATGACCATGACCAACCACAAATGGGTCACCGAGAGCGAGATGCAGCCCACCTCCTAA
- a CDS encoding metal-sensitive transcriptional regulator produces the protein MTTTPAFGYINDKSRYLARMKRIEGQTRGIHRMVEQDAYCIDILTQISAITAALEGVALGLLNDHLKHCVAEAIQNGSDEVDQKLTESFAAISRLVKS, from the coding sequence ATGACCACGACACCGGCGTTTGGCTACATCAACGACAAGAGCCGCTACCTGGCAAGGATGAAGCGCATCGAGGGACAAACCCGCGGGATCCATCGGATGGTCGAACAAGACGCCTACTGCATCGACATCCTCACCCAGATCAGTGCGATCACCGCAGCACTCGAAGGCGTCGCGCTCGGGCTCCTCAACGACCACCTCAAACACTGCGTCGCCGAGGCGATCCAGAACGGGTCCGACGAAGTGGACCAGAAGCTCACCGAGTCCTTCGCCGCCATCAGCCGACTCGTGAAGTCCTAG
- a CDS encoding IS3 family transposase (programmed frameshift), with product MPKKFDPEVKDRAVRMVLDRVEEAGSVTKAVALVSPKVDVGRETLRRWVCQHRVDAGLKDGPTSDDLAELKRLRGEVKRLREDNEILRKASNFLRGGARPPQPMIMGFIDQMRAKGHAVESICRVLRQEGCQIAARTYRAWRRRSASARDTSDAVLLNVLHDLVGTPEGLYGRRKMTAWLRRQGHQVGAGRVDRLMRVAGMNGVRRGRPVRTTVPAKDGCRAGDLLNRDFTAAAPNTKWVADFTYVRTWAGFVYVAFVLDCYSQRILAWHAATAKTTPLVLTPLRIALWDRDRHGHPVQPGELIAHSDAGSQYTSLRFAEHLAAEGIAASIGTVADAYDNALMECVIGLYKTECITTTIFHNGPYKTIADVEYATAGWVEWYNNRRLHSSLAMTTPAEYETAYYAALNRELAPT from the exons ATGCCGAAGAAGTTCGATCCCGAGGTGAAGGACCGCGCGGTGCGGATGGTCCTGGACCGTGTCGAGGAAGCCGGGTCAGTCACGAAGGCCGTGGCTTTGGTGTCGCCGAAGGTCGACGTGGGGCGCGAGACCTTGCGCCGCTGGGTCTGTCAGCACCGCGTCGACGCCGGCCTCAAGGACGGGCCGACCAGCGATGACCTGGCCGAGCTCAAGCGCCTGCGCGGCGAGGTCAAACGATTGCGGGAGGACAACGAGATCCTGCGCAAGGCCTCGA ATTTTCTTCGCGGGGGAGCTCGACCCCCGCAACCGATGATCATGGGATTCATCGATCAGATGCGCGCCAAGGGGCATGCGGTCGAGTCGATCTGCAGGGTGCTCCGTCAGGAGGGCTGTCAGATCGCCGCACGCACCTACCGGGCGTGGCGCCGCCGCAGCGCGTCGGCTCGTGACACGTCCGACGCGGTCCTGCTCAACGTCCTGCACGACCTTGTCGGCACCCCGGAAGGGCTGTACGGGCGTCGGAAGATGACCGCGTGGCTGCGTCGACAAGGTCACCAGGTCGGCGCCGGTCGTGTGGACCGGCTCATGCGGGTTGCGGGGATGAACGGTGTGCGTCGAGGCAGGCCAGTGCGCACCACCGTCCCGGCCAAGGACGGCTGCCGTGCCGGTGACCTGCTCAATCGAGACTTCACCGCGGCCGCGCCGAACACGAAGTGGGTCGCGGACTTCACCTATGTGCGCACGTGGGCGGGCTTCGTATACGTCGCGTTCGTGCTGGACTGCTACTCGCAGAGAATCCTCGCCTGGCATGCCGCGACGGCCAAGACGACCCCGCTGGTCCTGACCCCGCTGCGGATCGCGTTGTGGGACCGTGACCGGCACGGGCACCCTGTGCAGCCCGGCGAGCTGATCGCGCACAGCGATGCCGGGTCGCAGTACACGAGCCTTCGCTTCGCCGAGCACCTGGCCGCCGAGGGCATCGCCGCGTCCATCGGGACCGTCGCCGATGCGTATGACAACGCGCTCATGGAATGCGTCATCGGTTTGTACAAGACCGAGTGCATCACCACCACGATCTTCCACAACGGCCCGTACAAGACCATCGCCGACGTCGAGTACGCCACCGCCGGATGGGTCGAGTGGTACAACAATCGAAGGCTCCACTCGTCCCTGGCTATGACCACCCCGGCCGAGTACGAGACTGCCTACTACGCCGCCCTCAACCGAGAGCTGGCACCCACATAG
- a CDS encoding IS3 family transposase (programmed frameshift): protein MTNSRKRHTPEQVVRKLGQADRMLTDGQDVAAVCRELGVSEQTYYRWRNQYGGLKADDAKRLKELEKQNATLKRLLAEAELEKAALKELAGGKLLSPDRRRAAVDHLKRKLRVSERMACRLVGLSRCAYRRPLKGDTVTDPDRALREWLRAWAKDHPRYGYRRAYHDARAEGWVVNHKKIQRLWRDEGLRGPQRRRRKRVGSSTVDAPTADAPNVVWAVDFQFDADEHGRLIKICSIVDEHTRECIGGLVERSITADRLTAHLEDLVAARGAPAVLRSDSGPEFISEAMADWAGTRTGLSYIPPGSPWRNGYVESFNSRIRDECLNINSFYSLLHAQVIIGDWKDEYNHHRRHSSLGYLTPAEYARQCTHQMETDDSQNVRTE from the exons ATGACGAACAGCAGGAAGCGTCACACCCCGGAGCAGGTCGTCCGTAAGCTCGGGCAGGCCGACAGGATGCTCACCGATGGTCAGGACGTCGCGGCGGTGTGCCGGGAGCTGGGGGTGTCCGAGCAGACGTACTACCGGTGGCGGAACCAGTACGGCGGCCTCAAGGCCGACGACGCAAAGCGCCTGAAGGAGCTGGAGAAGCAGAACGCGACCCTGAAGCGTCTGCTCGCGGAAGCGGAGCTGGAGAAGGCCGCGCTCAAGGAGCTGGCTG GAGGGAAACTTCTAAGCCCGGACAGGCGCCGCGCCGCCGTCGATCACCTCAAGCGCAAGTTGCGGGTGAGCGAACGGATGGCGTGCCGTCTGGTCGGGCTGAGCCGCTGCGCGTACCGGCGACCGCTCAAGGGCGACACGGTCACGGACCCGGATCGGGCGCTCAGGGAGTGGCTGCGCGCCTGGGCGAAGGACCATCCCCGCTACGGGTATCGGCGGGCGTATCACGACGCCCGCGCCGAGGGGTGGGTGGTGAACCACAAGAAGATCCAACGCCTGTGGCGTGACGAAGGGCTCCGGGGCCCGCAGCGGCGTCGACGCAAGCGCGTCGGGTCCTCGACCGTCGACGCGCCGACGGCGGACGCGCCGAACGTGGTGTGGGCGGTGGACTTCCAGTTCGACGCCGACGAGCACGGACGATTGATCAAGATCTGCTCGATCGTCGACGAACACACCCGGGAGTGCATCGGCGGGCTCGTGGAGCGCTCGATTACCGCCGACCGACTCACCGCCCACCTCGAGGACCTCGTCGCCGCCCGGGGCGCCCCGGCGGTGCTCAGGTCGGACAGCGGGCCGGAGTTCATCAGCGAGGCGATGGCCGACTGGGCTGGCACCCGCACCGGCCTGTCCTACATCCCTCCGGGCTCGCCGTGGCGCAACGGGTACGTCGAGTCGTTCAACAGCCGGATCCGCGACGAGTGCCTCAACATCAACAGCTTCTACTCGCTGCTGCACGCACAGGTCATCATCGGCGACTGGAAGGACGAGTACAACCACCACCGCCGGCACTCCTCGCTCGGCTACCTAACCCCAGCCGAGTACGCTCGGCAGTGCACCCATCAAATGGAAACCGACGACTCACAGAACGTCCGGACCGAATGA
- a CDS encoding IS256 family transposase — MIDPVTGEIIDEQQIAEQLLAQAKEQGVSLVGPGGLLGGLTKTVLETALDAEMTEHLGYEKHASSNGENARNGTRPKTVFTEVGAVEIDVPRDRDGSFQPKIVRKRQRRLDGIDEIVLSLTARGLTTGEVAAHFDDVYGASVSKDTISKITDKVIEEMTEWQNRPLDRVYPVVFIDAIVVKVRDGQVRNKPFYVAVGVTTAGERDILGIWAGDGGEGAKFWLGVLTELKNRGVEDVCIVVCDGLKGLPESITTTWELAVVQTCIIHLIRNTFKFASRKYWDQIARDLRPVYTAPTEAAARARFEEFAEKWCTMYPAIRKLWENAWTEFIPFLDYDVEIRRIICSTNAIESLNARYRRAVRARGHFPNDAAALKYLYLVTRSLDPTGRGRARWVTRWKPALNAFAITFEGRIN; from the coding sequence ATGATCGATCCTGTGACGGGAGAGATCATCGATGAACAACAGATCGCCGAGCAGCTGCTTGCGCAGGCGAAGGAGCAGGGCGTCAGCCTCGTCGGGCCGGGAGGCCTGCTGGGCGGTCTGACGAAGACCGTGCTCGAGACCGCGCTCGACGCGGAGATGACCGAGCATCTTGGCTATGAGAAGCACGCGTCATCGAACGGCGAGAACGCGCGCAACGGGACCCGGCCCAAGACCGTGTTCACCGAGGTCGGTGCCGTCGAGATCGACGTGCCGAGAGATCGTGACGGGTCGTTCCAGCCGAAGATCGTGCGCAAGCGGCAGCGGCGGTTGGACGGGATCGACGAGATTGTCCTATCGCTGACCGCGCGCGGGCTGACGACGGGTGAGGTCGCGGCGCACTTCGACGACGTCTACGGCGCGAGCGTCAGCAAGGACACGATCTCGAAGATCACCGACAAGGTGATCGAGGAGATGACCGAGTGGCAGAATCGTCCACTGGACCGGGTCTACCCGGTGGTGTTCATCGACGCGATCGTGGTGAAGGTCCGGGACGGGCAGGTGCGCAACAAGCCGTTCTACGTCGCCGTCGGCGTCACCACGGCCGGGGAACGCGACATCCTCGGGATCTGGGCCGGCGACGGCGGCGAGGGCGCGAAGTTCTGGCTGGGGGTGCTCACCGAGCTGAAGAACCGCGGCGTCGAGGACGTGTGCATCGTGGTCTGCGACGGTCTGAAGGGCTTGCCGGAGTCGATCACCACGACGTGGGAACTCGCGGTCGTGCAGACGTGCATCATCCATCTGATCCGCAATACGTTCAAGTTCGCGTCGCGCAAGTACTGGGACCAGATCGCCCGTGACCTGCGCCCGGTCTACACCGCGCCGACCGAGGCTGCGGCCAGAGCACGCTTCGAGGAGTTCGCCGAGAAGTGGTGCACGATGTATCCGGCGATCCGCAAGCTGTGGGAGAACGCCTGGACGGAATTCATCCCGTTCCTGGACTACGACGTCGAGATCCGCCGCATCATCTGCAGCACCAACGCGATCGAGTCCCTGAACGCCCGCTACCGCCGCGCCGTGCGCGCCCGAGGGCACTTCCCGAACGACGCCGCCGCATTGAAGTACTTGTATCTCGTGACGCGGTCGCTTGACCCTACCGGCCGAGGTCGGGCACGCTGGGTGACGAGGTGGAAGCCCGCACTCAACGCCTTCGCGATCACCTTCGAAGGCCGAATCAACTGA
- a CDS encoding YfbU family protein: MAVLNIRVDDRVRDQLKEMADDEGVTLSEFVRDLLMEAVVPVYDDEDRGRRRSEEPAPESMRLVDRQMLSLLHRILARVLPEDANDVDGDREYQLMRAQILEDGFTSEYSYEVAGFRTELSRRDCRRVIDILQMFWILTYSIDHLVKEGTPVDEELARALEFQGFDFNDSLEGHMADYVAFQMRDGDRWTELQPQIERHDNGNSHSPMLDTYMRMLTEYRRIMDSRDQGSFDRLDYLLSAEELQQIRDARVHPSRR; this comes from the coding sequence ATGGCTGTTCTGAACATCCGCGTGGACGACCGGGTCCGCGACCAGCTCAAGGAGATGGCGGACGACGAGGGAGTGACCCTCAGCGAGTTCGTCCGCGACCTGCTCATGGAGGCCGTCGTCCCCGTGTACGACGACGAGGACCGGGGGCGGCGGCGCAGTGAGGAGCCCGCCCCGGAGAGCATGAGGCTCGTCGACCGTCAGATGCTCTCGCTGCTGCACAGGATCCTCGCGCGGGTCCTGCCCGAGGACGCGAACGACGTCGATGGCGACCGCGAGTACCAGCTGATGCGGGCACAGATCCTCGAGGACGGCTTCACCTCGGAGTACTCCTACGAGGTGGCCGGCTTCCGGACCGAGCTGTCGCGGCGCGACTGCCGCCGGGTGATCGACATCCTGCAGATGTTCTGGATCCTCACCTACAGCATCGATCACCTGGTGAAGGAGGGCACGCCGGTCGACGAGGAACTGGCTCGGGCGCTGGAGTTCCAGGGATTCGACTTCAACGACTCGCTGGAGGGCCACATGGCCGACTACGTCGCGTTCCAGATGCGCGACGGCGACCGCTGGACCGAGCTGCAGCCCCAGATTGAGCGCCACGACAACGGGAACTCGCACTCCCCGATGCTTGACACCTACATGCGGATGCTGACCGAGTACCGCCGCATCATGGACAGCCGGGACCAGGGCAGCTTCGACAGGCTCGACTACCTCCTTTCCGCCGAGGAGCTGCAGCAGATCCGCGACGCCCGGGTCCACCCGTCGCGGCGATAG
- a CDS encoding DUF4268 domain-containing protein, with the protein MTVLGKLEQVPLREVWKHEASDFTQWLAMPDNIDLLAEVILGGGSLTVTDTEVNVGTYKADILAVDSEDRVVVIENQLEQTDHDHLGKILTYGAGKQAEVLVWIVKDAREEHENAVNWLNEHTDDSIHLFLIQIEAWRIGDSIPAPRFNVIAKPNDWLKVVKQSTTAGSVSDLKLQQQAFFEEIRAAGVDGAPHVKSWAKPTPQHWYDVRVGSGKGQISITLNSQKTYVGVEFYANTKETYYALEAHRAVIDEQLGMACDWQELPTKTASRILVKRDGDFRDELLRGELREWVVATVDKFAQVFPPYL; encoded by the coding sequence ATGACTGTGCTGGGCAAGCTGGAGCAGGTGCCGCTGCGCGAGGTCTGGAAGCACGAGGCCTCCGACTTCACCCAGTGGCTCGCGATGCCGGACAACATCGACCTGCTCGCAGAGGTGATCCTCGGGGGCGGGTCGCTCACCGTGACCGACACCGAGGTCAACGTCGGCACCTACAAGGCCGACATCCTCGCCGTCGACTCCGAGGACCGCGTCGTCGTCATCGAGAACCAGCTCGAGCAGACCGACCACGACCACCTGGGAAAGATCCTCACCTACGGCGCGGGCAAGCAGGCCGAGGTGCTGGTGTGGATCGTCAAGGATGCCCGTGAGGAGCACGAGAACGCGGTCAACTGGCTCAACGAGCACACCGACGACTCGATCCACCTGTTCCTGATCCAGATCGAGGCGTGGCGCATCGGGGACTCGATACCGGCTCCGCGCTTCAACGTCATCGCCAAGCCCAACGACTGGCTGAAGGTCGTCAAGCAGAGCACCACCGCCGGCTCGGTCAGCGACCTGAAGCTCCAGCAGCAGGCGTTCTTCGAGGAAATCCGGGCCGCGGGCGTGGACGGGGCTCCGCATGTGAAGAGCTGGGCCAAGCCGACCCCGCAGCACTGGTACGACGTGCGTGTCGGCTCGGGGAAGGGACAGATCTCGATCACCCTGAACTCGCAGAAGACTTATGTCGGCGTCGAGTTCTATGCCAACACCAAGGAGACCTACTACGCGCTCGAGGCCCACCGCGCGGTCATCGACGAGCAGCTCGGGATGGCCTGCGACTGGCAGGAGCTGCCGACGAAGACCGCGAGCCGGATCCTGGTGAAGAGGGACGGGGACTTCCGCGACGAGCTGCTGCGCGGGGAACTCCGCGAGTGGGTGGTCGCCACGGTCGACAAGTTCGCTCAGGTCTTCCCGCCGTACCTGTAG